A single window of Nicotiana tomentosiformis chromosome 1, ASM39032v3, whole genome shotgun sequence DNA harbors:
- the LOC138898322 gene encoding uncharacterized protein gives MAEELKKLTVRVQNVEVGKGVEGLNYEDLCIQPDVELQEGYKPPKFKMFDETGGLKVHLRTYCDKVVGVGKNEQIRMKLFMQRLIGDALSWYISQDPKKWVSLVSMVSNFMDRFRFNTKNALDVFHIQNLKKKPTETFREYATRWRSEAAKVRPALEEEQMNKFFVRAQDPQYSEMLMVIENNKFSGIIKLGERIEEGIKSGMVTNFETL, from the coding sequence atggcggaggaactcaagaagctcactgtTAGAGTTCAGAATGTTGAAGTCGGTAAAGGCGttgaaggtctaaactatgaGGACCTATGTATTCAACCGGATGTGGAACTGcaggagggttacaaacctcccaagttcaaaATGTTTGATGAGACTGGTGGTCTGAAAGTGCATCTGAGAACATACTGTGACAAAGTTGTAGGCGTAGGCAAAAATGAACAAATCCGTATGAAGCTATTCATGCAAAGACTCATAGGAGATgctttgtcttggtacatcagtcaagacccaaagaagtgggttagttTGGTAAGCATGGTATCAAACTTCATGGACAGATTCAGATTCAACACGAAAAATGCGCTAGATGTTTTccacattcaaaacctcaagaagaagccaacagaaaccttccgcgagtatgctactcgttggagatcagaagctgcgaaagtaaggccagcacttgaagaagaacaaatgaataagttcttcgtcagagctcaagacCCGCAATATTCTGAAatgttgatggttattgaaaataaCAAATTCTCCGGCATCATCAAgctaggagaaagaatagaagaagggattaaGAGTGGGATGGTAACCAACTTCGAGACGCTGTAG
- the LOC138898390 gene encoding uncharacterized protein yields MDPLKYIFQKPMPTTKLWKIFLSEFDIVYVTQKAVKGKALADHLAENLVDGEYEPLKTYFPIEEVSFVGEDITKAYDGWRMFFDGATNFKGVGIGAVLVSETGQHYPISAKFRFPCTNNMAEYKACILGLRLAIDMNVQELLVIGDSNLLVHQVLGEWATKNTKILPYLHCVQKLIKRFTKIEFKHVPGIQNEFADALATLSSMIQHPDKNFIDPIPIGI; encoded by the coding sequence atggatccgctaaagtacatcttccagaaacccatgcctacgacCAAGttatggaaaatatttttgagcgaattcgacatcgtctatgtaactcagaaggcagtcaaagggaaagcattggcagatcatctggcagaaaatctcgtagacggagaatacgaaccattgaaaacgtattttcccatTGAGGAGGTgtcatttgtaggagaagatatcaccaaggcatatgatggttggagaatgttcttcgacggagcaacaaacttcaaaggagtgggtatcggggctgtcttagtatcagaaaccggCCAACACTATCCGATATCCGCAAAATTTAGGTttccatgcaccaataatatggcagaatataagGCTTGCATTTTGGGGCttaggttggccattgacatgaatgttcaggagttgctggtaatcggagattcaaATCTTTTGGTGCACCAAGTTCTAGGGGAATGGGCTacgaagaacaccaaaatattaccaTATTTGCACTGCGTACAaaagctgatcaagaggttcacaaagatagaattcaaacatgttccggggattcagaatgagtttgcagatgcgttagctactttgtcttccatgatacagcacccggacaagaatttcatcgatcctatcccaatagggATTTAG